From a single Vibrio toranzoniae genomic region:
- the thiL gene encoding thiamine-phosphate kinase: protein MSGEFNLIEKYFVNRQPQRKDVHLAAGDDCALVKAPSNVEIAISTDTLVAGTHFLAEANPAWVAHKALASNISDLAAMGATPSWVSLALTMPEVDEEWLAPFCDSFFKLADYFGIQLIGGDTTKGPLSLTLTVQGFVPEGRALRRDGAKIGDWIYVTGNLGDSKAGLDVLLNPEKNKAKPYALELEERHYLSTPRVLAGQALVNLASSAIDISDGIIADIKHILKRSQVGASIDVSSLPISSELRQFAPDIESAQQYALTSGEEYELCFTVPEENKGSLESALSHTGTKVTCIGQIRPVEYFELHNNGEPLSWDLTGYDHFKVN, encoded by the coding sequence ATGTCTGGCGAATTTAACCTTATTGAAAAATATTTTGTAAATCGACAACCACAACGTAAAGATGTACACCTGGCTGCGGGCGATGATTGTGCCTTGGTAAAAGCCCCAAGTAATGTTGAGATTGCGATCAGTACTGACACTTTAGTTGCAGGCACGCACTTCTTAGCGGAAGCGAACCCTGCTTGGGTCGCACACAAGGCTTTGGCTTCGAATATTAGCGATCTTGCTGCTATGGGGGCGACTCCGTCTTGGGTTTCACTTGCTTTAACCATGCCTGAGGTCGATGAAGAGTGGCTTGCTCCATTTTGTGATTCGTTTTTTAAACTCGCAGACTACTTTGGTATTCAGTTAATTGGTGGTGACACAACGAAAGGGCCACTAAGCCTGACACTGACGGTGCAAGGTTTTGTGCCCGAAGGACGAGCGCTACGCAGAGATGGCGCGAAAATCGGAGACTGGATTTACGTCACGGGTAATTTAGGCGATAGCAAAGCTGGGTTAGACGTGTTACTTAACCCCGAAAAGAACAAAGCGAAGCCTTATGCGTTAGAGCTTGAAGAGAGACACTACCTGAGCACTCCACGCGTTTTGGCAGGTCAGGCATTAGTGAATCTTGCCTCGTCTGCCATTGACATATCAGACGGTATTATCGCCGACATAAAACATATCCTTAAGCGTTCTCAGGTTGGCGCTAGCATTGATGTTAGTTCGCTACCAATATCTTCTGAATTACGTCAATTCGCCCCTGATATTGAATCTGCCCAGCAATACGCCCTTACCAGTGGTGAAGAGTACGAACTGTGCTTTACTGTGCCTGAAGAAAATAAAGGTTCATTGGAAAGTGCTTTATCGCACACTGGCACAAAAGTCACCTGCATTGGGCAAATAAGACCTGTAGAATATTTTGAATTACACAATAATGGTGAACCGCTAAGCTGGGACTTAACTGGTTACGATCACTTTAAGGTTAATTGA
- the pgpA gene encoding phosphatidylglycerophosphatase A, translating into MTNPLSLISLKNPWHLLATGFGSGLSPIIPGTMGTLASIPLYLLLVQLPFPAYIVAVVMSCIIGIKICQVTSDDMGVHDHGSIVWDEFAGFWITMSLVPMLNIPTDDWKWLFTGFVLFRFYDMVKPWPIGWLDQRIHGGWGIMIDDIVAGLMAAISLYAVAHFAGWLAN; encoded by the coding sequence ATGACAAACCCACTATCTCTTATTTCTCTTAAAAACCCTTGGCACCTGTTAGCAACGGGTTTTGGCAGTGGCTTATCGCCTATTATTCCTGGAACGATGGGTACGCTCGCGTCTATTCCATTGTACCTATTGTTGGTTCAATTACCTTTCCCTGCTTATATAGTAGCTGTTGTTATGAGTTGCATTATTGGTATCAAGATCTGCCAAGTGACGTCTGATGATATGGGCGTGCACGATCACGGTTCTATCGTATGGGATGAGTTTGCGGGTTTTTGGATTACCATGAGCCTAGTGCCGATGTTGAATATCCCTACTGATGATTGGAAGTGGTTATTCACTGGCTTTGTGTTATTTCGCTTTTACGATATGGTAAAACCATGGCCAATTGGTTGGCTAGATCAGCGAATCCACGGCGGTTGGGGCATTATGATTGATGATATTGTGGCGGGTCTTATGGCCGCTATCTCGCTGTATGCAGTTGCACATTTCGCTGGTTGGTTAGCTAATTAA
- a CDS encoding putative quinol monooxygenase, translating to MSKKVYCVAQFQPKEGKLNALFDVLKSLEPNTLREDGCIQYTVTRHIQSPFAEGDSFPIAFNEIWADNEAFEAHCQRREIQQFFQEQCVEKAGLVEKFNVAIYSDEPENYDAPVLKPCY from the coding sequence ATGTCTAAGAAAGTTTATTGTGTTGCTCAGTTTCAGCCAAAAGAAGGTAAATTGAACGCGCTGTTTGACGTATTAAAATCGCTAGAACCGAATACTCTGCGTGAAGATGGTTGTATTCAATACACAGTGACTCGTCATATTCAGAGCCCATTTGCAGAAGGGGATAGCTTTCCTATCGCGTTCAACGAAATTTGGGCGGATAACGAAGCGTTTGAAGCGCACTGCCAACGTCGCGAAATCCAACAGTTCTTCCAAGAGCAGTGTGTTGAAAAGGCTGGCTTGGTTGAGAAATTCAATGTGGCTATCTACTCTGATGAGCCAGAGAACTACGACGCACCAGTGCTTAAGCCATGTTACTAA